A part of Neoarius graeffei isolate fNeoGra1 chromosome 8, fNeoGra1.pri, whole genome shotgun sequence genomic DNA contains:
- the lpar4 gene encoding lysophosphatidic acid receptor 4, translating to MASLALNETGLEDCGIDDSFKYNLYGVVYSIAFVLGLITNCASLFVFCCRMKIRNETTLFMTNLALSDLIFVFTLPFKIYYNIRRHWPFGDGLCKISGGAFITNIYGSMLFLTCISVDRFLAIVYPFRSRSIRTRRNAGIVCALIWLLILGGGMSVTFFSATNQAKTITTCFEGFSQKTWQTYLSKITIFIEVVGFLIPLLINLACSSVVLRTLRKPATLCQIGTNKKRVLRMIVVHLAIFIVCFVPYNSVLFVYAMVRTQALASCWLERLARTLYPVTLCVATLNCCFDPVVYYFTSESFKKSLTTGKCQTKQESTLRTEGPVSSKENTETEKVEANRVSSNGKEPITETQF from the coding sequence ATGGCAAGTCTGGCTCTTAACGAGACTGGGCTGGAGGACTGTGGCATTGATGACTCTTTCAAGTACAACTTGTATGGTGTAGTGTACAGCATCGCCTTTGTGTTAGGCCTCATCACCAACTGTGCTTCACTCTTTGTCTTCTGCTGTCGTATGAAGATACGCAATGAGACCACTCTCTTTATGACCAACTTGGCATTATCAGACTTAATATTTGTATTTACTCTACCTTTTAAAATCTACTATAACATCAGGCGCCACTGGCCGTTTGGCGACGGGCTGTGCAAGATCTCCGGAGGAGCCTTCATCACCAACATCTATGGCAGCATGCTCTTCCTCACATGTATCAGTGTAGACCGCTTCCTGGCCATAGTTTACCCCTTTAGATCACGCTCTATCCGCACTCGCCGTAACGCTGGAATTGTATGCGCGCTGATCTGGTTGTTGATCCTGGGTGGAGGCATGTCTGTGACCTTCTTCTCTGCAACCAACCAGGCTAAAACCATCACCACTTGCTTCGAAGGCTTCTCCCAGAAAACCTGGCAAACCTACCTGTCCAAGATCACCATCTTCATCGAGGTAGTGGGTTTCCTTATTCCATTGCTCATCAACCTGGCCTGTTCCTCCGTGGTGCTACGAACACTGCGTAAGCCAGCTACACTCTGCCAAATTGGCACCAACAAGAAACGTGTGTTGCGCATGATTGTGGTGCATTTAGCCATCTTCATTGTCTGCTTTGTCCCATAtaactctgttctttttgtttatGCTATGGTGCGCACCCAAGCCTTGGCAAGCTGCTGGCTTGAACGATTGGCACGAACTCTTTATCCTGTAACACTTTGTGTGGCCACCCTCAACTGCTGCTTTGATCCAGTGGTATACTACTTCACCTCAGAGTCTTTTAAGAAGTCTCTTACCACAGGGAAATGTCAAACTAAGCAGGAAAGTACACTGCGCACGGAAGGGCCTGTGTCTAGCAAAGAGAACACAGAGACTGAAAAAGTAGAAGCTAACAGAGTGTCCAGCAATGGAAAAGAACCGATTACAGAGACTCAGTTTTGA